The following proteins are encoded in a genomic region of Spirosoma sp. SC4-14:
- a CDS encoding universal stress protein, with translation METITINRILVPIDLDQPSPDIMNLVIAMSQRHKAEIRLLYVLSPEYYTFAAIDSLAVSMPHEEVLEAETQRLHQWADKMLSDHSVAYSAECRIGPTVDRIAESATEFRADLIIMGTHGSTGLLQYVMGSEAYHVINRAPCPVLTVPEQANVREFREILFPIRPVPGNMAKYEFTRTIARKNNAHLTILGLANNLEADAGKAININMALLSKHILDDALEADSLLSHTNSAVHTVLQQAEEQNADLIIITADHASNIRHLFVGPFFKQIISQAKRPVLCIKPQKSTPMRAHPAKGKSIPLFPMLNQSGFPLAS, from the coding sequence ATGGAAACTATAACTATAAATCGAATTCTGGTTCCTATCGATCTGGACCAGCCCTCACCAGATATTATGAATCTGGTTATTGCAATGAGCCAGCGACACAAAGCCGAAATCAGGCTGCTGTATGTTCTTAGCCCTGAATACTATACGTTCGCTGCCATTGATAGTCTGGCGGTATCTATGCCGCACGAAGAAGTTCTTGAAGCCGAGACCCAGCGGCTACACCAATGGGCCGATAAAATGCTTAGCGATCACTCGGTGGCTTACTCTGCCGAATGTCGGATCGGTCCAACAGTTGACCGGATTGCTGAATCTGCTACCGAATTCAGAGCTGATCTGATTATAATGGGCACCCATGGTTCCACAGGCCTGCTCCAGTATGTGATGGGGTCCGAAGCCTATCATGTTATCAATCGGGCTCCGTGCCCCGTACTGACCGTACCCGAACAGGCCAACGTGCGTGAATTCAGGGAAATACTATTCCCAATCCGTCCCGTGCCAGGCAATATGGCAAAGTATGAGTTTACCCGAACTATTGCCCGTAAAAATAACGCCCATCTTACCATTTTGGGGTTAGCCAATAATCTGGAGGCCGATGCGGGTAAAGCTATCAATATCAATATGGCACTACTGAGTAAGCATATTTTAGACGATGCTCTTGAAGCCGATTCACTACTATCGCATACGAATTCGGCTGTACATACAGTACTTCAACAGGCAGAGGAACAAAATGCGGATCTTATCATTATAACGGCCGACCATGCCAGCAATATTCGGCATCTGTTTGTAGGGCCTTTTTTTAAACAGATTATCAGTCAGGCAAAACGTCCGGTGTTGTGCATCAAGCCACAAAAATCAACCCCTATGCGGGCACACCCGGCAAAAGGTAAGTC
- a CDS encoding cold-shock protein, with amino-acid sequence MQEGTVKFFNETKGFGFISPSNGGADIFVHMSGLIDQIRENDKVKFNVEQGKKGLNAVDVEQA; translated from the coding sequence ATGCAAGAAGGAACTGTAAAATTTTTCAATGAAACCAAAGGGTTTGGTTTCATTAGTCCTAGTAACGGCGGTGCCGATATATTCGTACACATGTCGGGTCTGATTGATCAGATACGGGAGAATGACAAGGTGAAATTCAATGTCGAGCAGGGAAAGAAAGGCTTGAACGCAGTGGATGTCGAGCAAGCTTAA